A genome region from Cucumis sativus cultivar 9930 chromosome 4, Cucumber_9930_V3, whole genome shotgun sequence includes the following:
- the LOC101220464 gene encoding glutathione S-transferase U8 — protein MAGEEEVKVFGFRSGSYSRRVELAFKLKGVDYEHIDEDLLNNNKSDLLLKYNPIYQKVPVLVHNGKPISESRVILEYIDETWTQNYAILPTDPYERALARFWAKYIDEKVVPAIEKAFRSNEEEREKRIEEAQEMLEPLEKELQNKLFFGGDKIGFVDIVGLVIPGWMHASQEAAGFEVLTIHKFPNLNRWIQDYLNHSVAKEVLPQKDFLVAFLSKVVFGRNN, from the exons atggCCGGAGAAGAGGAAGTGAAAGTGTTTGGTTTCCGCTCAGGTTCGTATAGTCGGAGAGTGGAGTTAGCTTTTAAACTCAAAGGCGTCGATTATGAACACATTGATGAAGATTTGCTTAACAACAATAAGAGCGATTTGTTGCTGAAATACAACCCAATTTACCAGAAAGTGCCGGTTCTTGTCCACAATGGAAAACCCATTTCAGAGTCTCGTGTAATCCTTGAATACATCGACGAAACTTGGACCCAAAATTATGCCATCTTGCCTACAGATCCCTATGAAAGAGCTCTTGCCAGATTCTGGGCTAAGTATATTGATGAAAAG GTTGTGCCTGCGATAGAGAAAGCTTTTAGAagcaatgaagaagaaagagagaagagaataGAAGAAGCTCAAGAGATGCTAGAACCACTTGAGAAAGAGCTTCAAAACAAGTTATTCTTTGGAGGAGACAAAATTGGATTTGTTGACATTGTAGGTCTGGTTATACCAGGCTGGATGCATGCCAGTCAAGAAGCTGCAGGCTTTGAAGTTCTAACAATTCACAAATTTCCAAACCTAAACAGATGGATTCAAGATTATTTGAACCACAGCGTTGCAAAGGAAGTTCTACCGCAAAAGGATTTTCTTGTTGCATTTTTGAGCAAAGTTGTGTTTGGTAGAAATAACTAG
- the LOC101215228 gene encoding glutathione S-transferase U8 yields MAGEDQEVQVFGFRSGPYSLRVELALKLKGVVYEHIDEDLVNKKSDLLVKYNPIYKKVPVLVHHGKPISESLVILEYIDETWTENYAILPQDPYQRALARFWAKYIDDKVVPAAQKVARSQEDEREKSIEDAQATLEPLEKELENKSFFGGDKIGFVDIVGLVLARWVPATEEAVGFELLSAHKFPNLTKWSQNFVNHSVAKEVLPKKDVLVAFLKNVVFSTKN; encoded by the exons atgGCCGGAGAAGATCAGGAAGTGCAGGTTTTTGGCTTCCGATCAGGTCCGTATAGTCTGAGAGTGGAATTGGCTCTCAAACTCAAAGGCGTCGTTTATGAACATATTGATGAAGATTTGGTGAACAAAAAGAGCGATTTGTTGGTGAAATACAACCCGATTTACAAGAAGGTTCCTGTTCTTGTTCATCATGGAAAACCCATTTCAGAGTCTCTTGTAATTCTTGAGTACATCGATGAAACTTGGACAGAAAATTATGCCATCTTGCCTCAAGATCCTTATCAAAGAGCTCTTGCCAGATTCTGGGCTAAGTATATTGATGATAAG GTTGTGCCTGCAGCACAAAAAGTTGCAAGAAGCCAAGAAGACGAAAGAGAGAAGAGTATAGAAGACGCACAAGCGACACTTGAACCACTTGAGAAAGAACTTGAAAACAAGTCGTTCTTTGGAGGAGACAAAATTGGATTTGTTGACATTGTAGGCCTAGTTTTAGCTCGTTGGGTTCCTGCCACTGAAGAAGCCGTAGGCTTTGAGCTTTTATCAGCCCACAAGTTTCCAAATCTAACTAAATGGAGTCAAAATTTTGTGAACCACAGTGTTGCAAAGGAAGTTCTGCCTAAAAAAGATGTTCTTGTTGCCTTTTTGAAGAATGTTGTGTTTAGTACAAAAAACTAG
- the LOC101220227 gene encoding 7-deoxyloganetic acid glucosyltransferase yields the protein MGLSPTDHVLLFPFPAKGHIKPFFCLAHLLCNAGLRVTFLSTEHHHQKLHNLTHLAAQIPSLHFQSISDGLSLDHPRNLLDGQLFKSMPQVTKPLFRQLLLSYKDGTSPITCVITDLILRFPMDVAQELDIPVFCFSTFSARFLFLYFSIPKLLEDGQIPYPEGNSNQVLHGIPGAEGLLRCKDLPGYWSVEAVANYNPMNFVNQTIATSKSHGLILNTFDELEVPFITNLSKIYKKVYTIGPIHSLLKKSVQTQYEFWKEDHSCLAWLDSQPPRSVMFVSFGSIVKLKSSQLKEFWNGLVDSGKAFLLVLRSDALVEETGEEDEKQKELVIKEIMETKEEGRWVIVNWAPQEKVLEHKAIGGFLTHSGWNSTLESVAVGVPMVSWPQIGDQPSNATWLSKVWKIGVEMEDSYDRSTVESKVRSIMEHEDKKMENAIVELAKRVDDRVSKEGTSYQNLQRLIEDIEGFKLN from the exons ATGGGCCTTTCTCCCACCGATCATGtccttctctttccctttccgGCCAAAGGCCACATCAAGCCATTTTTCTGTCTCGCCCACCTCCTCTGTAACGCCGGTCTCCGAGTCACCTTCCTCAGCACCGAACACCACCACCAGAAACTCCACAATCTCACCCACCTTGCCGCCCAAATTCCCTCCCTTCATTTCCAATCTATTTCCGACGGCCTCTCCCTGGACCATCCCCGCAATCTTCTCGACGGCCAGCTCTTTAAATCCATGCCTCAAGTCACCAAACCCCTCTTCCGACAACTTCTCCTCTCCTACAAGGATGGAACATCCCCCATCACTTGTGTTATTACGGATCTCATTCTTCGTTTTCCAATGGATGTTGCTCAAGAATTGGATATccctgttttttgtttctctacTTTTAGTGCCCGTTTCCTGTTTCTTTACTTCTCCATTCCCAAGCTTCTTGAAGATGGACAGATTCCATACCCAG AGGGAAATTCAAACCAAGTACTCCACGGCATTCCTGGCGCAGAAGGGCTATTAAGATGTAAGGATTTACCAGGATATTGGTCAGTTGAAGCTGTAGCCAACTACAACCCAATGAACTTCGTGAACCAAACAATAGCCACATCTAAATCTCATGGTCTAATTCTCAACACATTTGACGAACTCGAAGTTCCATTTATAACAAACCTTTCAAAGATATATAAGAAAGTTTACACAATTGGACCAATTCACTCTCTGTTAAAGAAGTCTGTCCAAACCCAATACGaattttggaaagaagatcACAGCTGCTTAGCATGGCTCGACTCACAGCCCCCAAGATCGGTGATGTTCGTCAGCTTCGGAAGCATAGTCAAGCTAAAAAGCTCCCAATTGAAGGAGTTCTGGAACGGGTTAGTAGACAGCGGAAAGGCATTTTTGTTGGTGTTGAGATCAGATGCGTTAGTGGAAGAAACTggggaagaagatgagaaacAGAAAGAATTggtaattaaagaaattatggaaacaaaggaagaaggaagatggGTTATTGTGAATTGGGCTCCACAAGAAAAGGTTTTGGAGCATAAAGCCATTGGTGGGTTCTTGACACATTCAGGATGGAACTCAACATTAGAGAGTGTTGCTGTTGGCGTTCCCATGGTGTCGTGGCCGCAGATTGGAGACCAACCCAGTAACGCTACATGGCTCAGTAAGGTATGGAAAATTGGAGTTGAAATGGAGGATTCGTACGATCGGTCTACGGTTGAGAGTAAGGTTAGGAGCATAATGGAACATGAAGataagaaaatggagaatgcGATTGTGGAGTTGGCAAAACGAGTAGATGATAGAGTTAGTAAAGAGGGGACGTCCTATCAAAATTTACAACGTTTGATTGAAGATATTGAAGGATTCAAACTAAATTAA
- the LOC101214992 gene encoding probable glutathione S-transferase, whose protein sequence is MAMAEEVELFGGWMSPFSRRVELGLKLKGIDYKYHEEDLKNKSDFLLTYNPIYKKVPVFLHNGNPISESLIILEYIDQVWNSLYPFFPQQNPYETAQARFWANYIDDKVLAATLKAAKSSKREEREKGLEETEETLKPLEKELQNKKFFGGNKIGIVDIVGTVIAYWIPAIEEAFGFELLTTKKFPKLTKWSEEIVNNSVVKQVLPPKSNLVAYLQTVLTTK, encoded by the exons ATGGCGATGGCGGAAGAAGTGGAATTGTTTGGTGGATGGATGAGTCCATTTAGCCGGAGAGTGGAGTTGGGTTTGAAACTCAAAGGCATTGATTATAAATATCATGAAGAAgatttgaagaacaaaagtGATTTCCTTTTGACTTACAACCCAATTTACAAGAAAGTCCCTGTTTTTCTTCACAACGGAAACCCCATCTCAGAGTCACTTATAATTCTTGAGTACATCGATCAAGTTTGGAACTCACTTTATCCTTTCTTTCCTCAACAAAATCCCTACGAAACAGCTCAAGCAAGATTCTGGGCTAATTATATAGATGACAAG GTTTTGGCTGCTACACTGAAGGCTGCAAAAAGCagcaaaagagaagagagagagaagggttTGGAAGAAACCGAGGAGACATTAAAACCACTTGAGAAAGAGCTTCAAAACAAGAAGTTCTTTGGAGGAAATAAAATTGGAATTGTGGACATTGTTGGAACTGTAATTGCATATTGGATCCCAGCCATTGAAGAAGCTTTTGGATTTGAGCtgttaacaacaaaaaagtttCCAAAGTTAACCAAATGGAGTGAAGAGATTGTAAACAACAGTGTGGTGAAGCAGGTTTTGCCCCCAAAATCTAACCTTGTGGCCTACTTGCAAACTGTTTTAACAACCAAATAG
- the LOC105435246 gene encoding glutathione S-transferase U8, with amino-acid sequence MAEQVQVLGFWESAFSRRVELALKLKGVEYQYFEEDLPHNKSDLLLKYNPIHKKVPVLLHHGRPIAESLVILEYIDDIWKENYPILPQHPHQRALARFWAKYIDDKVVGAVVKAAGSRGEDREKAIEEAREALEALEKEIEKNNELFGGDDIGFVDIVGTVIAGWVPAIEECFEFQLLTTDNFPNLIKWSDQLVQHSIVNQILPPKNEIVAFMKANWKF; translated from the exons ATGGCAGAACAAGTTCAAGTCTTGGGTTTTTGGGAAAGTGCTTTTAGTCGCAGAGTGGAGCTAGCTCTCAAACTCAAAGGCGTAGAATACCAATACTTTGAAGAAGATTTGCCCCATAACAAGAGTGATTTGCTTCTCAAATACAACCCTATTCACAAGAAGGTCCCTGTTCTGCTCCACCATGGTCGACCCATTGCTGAGTCTCTTGTGATTCTGGAATACATTGATGATAtctggaaagaaaattatccCATCTTGCCCCAACATCCCCACCAAAGAGCTCTTGCCAGATTCTGGGCTAAGTATATCGATGACAAG GTCGTGGGTGCAGTAGTGAAGGCTGCTGGAAGCAGAGGAGAAGATAGAGAGAAGGCTATAGAAGAGGCAAGGGAAGCATTAGAAGCACTTGagaaagagattgaaaaaaacaatgaactGTTTGGAGGAGATGATATTGGGTTTGTGGACATTGTTGGGACTGTGATTGCTGGTTGGGTTCCTGCCATTGAAGAATGTTTTGAGTTTCAGCTGCTTACAACTGATAACTTCCCTAACTTGATCAAATGGAGTGATCAGCTTGTTCAGCATTCCATTGTCAACCAGATTCTCCCTCCTAAAAATGAGATTGTTGCCTTTATGAAAGCTAattggaaattttga
- the LOC101214749 gene encoding 17.6 kDa class I heat shock protein 3, with amino-acid sequence MSLIPSLFGTRSVFDPFLSDIWAQTGAGEVSSFANTQVDWKETPEAHIFKADLPGLKKEEVKVEVEDGGILQISGERAVEKEEKNEKWHRVERGKGKFTRKFRLPQNAKVDEVKAAMENGVLTVTIPKVPEKKPATKSIEIAG; translated from the coding sequence ATGTCTCTGATTCCAAGTCTGTTTGGCACCAGGAGCGTCTTCGACCCCTTCTTGTCCGACATCTGGGCACAGACCGGCGCCGGCGAAGTGTCGTCATTCGCCAACACACAGGTCGATTGGAAGGAGACGCCAGAGGCTCACATTTTCAAGGCCGATCTGCCGGGGCTAAAGAAGGAGGAGGTGAAAGTGGAGGTGGAGGATGGCGGCATACTTCAGATCAGTGGCGAGAGGGCGGTTgagaaggaggagaagaatgaaaagtgGCACCGTGTTGAGAGGGGGAAAGGGAAGTTCACGAGGAAATTCAGGCTGCCGCAGAATGCTAAAGTGGATGAGGTGAAGGCTGCGATGGAGAATGGGGTTCTGACGGTTACTATTCCGAAAGTGCCGGAGAAGAAGCCGGCGACCAAATCGATTGAAATCGCGGGTTGA
- the LOC101219988 gene encoding copper transporter 2, which yields MDSMPNMSPPNGNTSMNNSTGDSPIMSTKMMNMQMSFYWGKDAVILFPRWPKESLGLYILAFFFIFLLAFAVEFLSHTPPNKLGKSPLASASVQAFVYAFRTGLAYLVMLAVMSFNIGIFIAAVAGHTLGFFVVKLRVLTAAKRTDSNEV from the coding sequence ATGGACTCTATGCCCAATATGTCTCCTCCGAATGGCAACACCAGCATGAACAACTCAACTGGTGATTCTCCAATCATGTCAACGAAGATGATGAATATGCAGATGAGCTTCTACTGGGGGAAAGATGCTGTGATTCTATTTCCAAGGTGGCCTAAAGAGAGCCTTGGCCTATACATATTagccttcttcttcatcttcctgcTGGCCTTTGCTGTCGAGTTCTTGAGCCACACGCCGCCAAACAAGCTCGGTAAGAGCCCCCTTGCTAGCGCTTCCGTACAGGCGTTCGTGTATGCTTTCAGGACAGGGTTGGCTTATCTAGTCATGTTGGCTGTTATGTCTTTCAACATTGGGATCTTTATAGCGGCTGTGGCAGGCCACACTCTCGGATTTTTTGTAGTCAAACTTCGTGTTCTTACTGCTGCAAAGAGGACTGATTCTAATGAAGTTTGA